From the genome of Actinacidiphila yeochonensis CN732, one region includes:
- the mce gene encoding methylmalonyl-CoA epimerase — translation MLTRIDHIGIACFDLDATVEFYRATYGFEVFHTEVNDEQGVREAMLLVNETSDGGATYLQLLEPTREDSAVGKWLAKNGEGVHHIAFGTGDVDGDAAAIRDKGVRVLYDEPRHGTMGSRITFLHPKDCHGVLTELVTSAGLDPAEDAH, via the coding sequence ATGCTGACCCGTATCGACCACATCGGAATCGCCTGCTTCGACCTGGACGCCACAGTCGAGTTCTACCGTGCCACATACGGCTTCGAGGTGTTCCACACCGAGGTGAACGACGAGCAGGGCGTCCGGGAGGCGATGCTGCTGGTCAACGAGACCTCCGACGGCGGCGCCACCTACCTCCAGCTGCTGGAGCCCACCCGGGAGGACTCGGCGGTCGGCAAGTGGCTGGCGAAGAACGGCGAGGGCGTGCACCACATCGCCTTCGGCACCGGCGACGTGGACGGGGACGCCGCCGCGATCCGCGACAAGGGCGTACGGGTCCTCTACGACGAGCCGCGGCACGGCACCATGGGTTCGCGGATCACCTTCCTGCACCCGAAGGACTGCCACGGCGTGCTGACCGAGCTGGTCACCTCCGCGGGGCTGGACCCCGCCGAGGACGCTCACTGA
- the scy gene encoding polarized growth protein Scy, whose amino-acid sequence MRGNDSYQADDQLSRLDAEMERLRTERAKAVDHADDLGYQVEVLRAKLHEARRSLANRPAYDNLGHQADQLLRNAQIQADQLRADAERELREARAQTQRLLQEQAEHQARFEAEWHAEAIARRRALDEELAERRATVETHVNENVAWAEQLRARTEAQARRLMDDTRTETEAALASARAEAGRVAEQTGQRLAAEAESARAEAEQLLGRARTDAERLLTAASAQAAEAVGEAEQLRSTTRSESEEARGRVAELTRLAEERAREAEEALRQARAEADRLREEAEAAATKRLAATETQNEQRTSTARAEIARMVGEATKDAEAAKAEAEQVLADARAEAERIRTETQEAARAKATEDSAAQLAQAARSAEEILTKASEDAGSATRAAAEEADRIRREADAEAERLRAEAEASAQELRGAAQDDTEEYRARTVELQEEARRLRGEAEQLRAEAVAEGERIRGEARREAVQQIEEAARKAEELLAKAKADSDEARQAAAGEAERMRTESVERASSLNGKAEEALRQARAEADELRAEAARQQEAAQEAAEQTAAEARAEAQALTVRMREEAEGDLSRLREEAETRVGAAEEALRAAGEEADRVRVEAAEEAERVRADAAERARVLREQAEAEAVRLRDEAASDAAQSRAEGESVAVRLRAEAAADAERLRSEAQETADRLRAEAAAAAERIGLEAAEALGAAQEEAVRRRREAEEVLGHARTEAEQERGQARRESEELLAGARKRVEDAGAEAERLVAEAEQRSVELVGAAEATAQQVRDSVAGLRQEAEEEIRGLRSAAEHAAERLRTEAQGEADRLHADANSERERAGEDASRVRRVASEEADAARAMADRTVSEAIEESERLRAEARETANRLRTDAAAQADQLINRAREEAQRLGRLAQEAKEGAEQDAEQSRAASQRLLDEAREAANKRRSEAAEQADELVGKAQAEAVRTQADAEEQADAMVGAARGEAERIVTEATGEGNGLVERARADADRLLVEARSDATAIRSRTEELRRRVESEVEELHERARKEAAEAMKSVGERVDKLVAAATEQLAEAEAKAAEIKSTATSEASKVRIAAVKKVEGLLKEAEQKKAAAEREAERVKGEARAEAERVVGEGRRELETLVRRREDINAEISRVQDVLEALESFDAPSGGTNKSAVAAGAGVPASRNGGKRADDAPLD is encoded by the coding sequence GTGCGGGGCAACGACAGCTACCAGGCTGACGACCAGCTCTCTCGGCTCGACGCCGAGATGGAACGGCTGCGCACCGAGCGCGCCAAGGCCGTCGACCACGCCGACGACCTCGGCTACCAGGTCGAGGTGCTGCGCGCCAAGCTGCACGAGGCGCGCCGCAGTCTGGCCAACCGCCCCGCCTACGACAACCTCGGCCACCAGGCCGACCAGCTGCTGCGCAACGCCCAGATCCAGGCGGACCAGCTGCGCGCCGACGCCGAGCGGGAGTTGCGCGAGGCCCGGGCGCAGACCCAGCGGCTGCTCCAGGAGCAGGCCGAGCACCAGGCGCGGTTCGAGGCGGAGTGGCACGCCGAGGCCATCGCCCGGCGCCGCGCGCTGGACGAGGAGCTCGCCGAGCGGCGCGCCACCGTCGAGACCCACGTCAACGAGAACGTCGCCTGGGCCGAGCAGCTGCGCGCCCGCACCGAGGCGCAGGCGCGCCGGCTGATGGACGACACCCGCACGGAGACCGAGGCCGCGCTGGCCTCGGCCCGGGCGGAGGCCGGGCGGGTCGCCGAGCAGACCGGCCAGCGGCTGGCCGCCGAGGCGGAGTCGGCCCGCGCCGAGGCCGAGCAGTTGCTGGGGCGGGCCAGGACCGACGCCGAGCGGCTGCTGACCGCGGCGTCCGCGCAGGCCGCGGAGGCCGTCGGCGAGGCCGAGCAGCTGCGCAGCACCACCCGTTCCGAGTCCGAGGAGGCCCGGGGCCGGGTCGCCGAGCTGACCCGGCTGGCCGAGGAGCGCGCCCGGGAGGCCGAGGAGGCGCTGCGGCAGGCCCGCGCCGAGGCCGACCGGCTGCGCGAGGAGGCCGAGGCGGCCGCCACGAAGCGGCTGGCGGCGACGGAGACGCAGAACGAGCAGCGCACGAGTACCGCCCGCGCCGAGATCGCGCGCATGGTCGGTGAGGCCACCAAGGACGCCGAGGCCGCCAAGGCGGAGGCCGAGCAGGTCCTCGCCGACGCGCGCGCCGAGGCGGAGCGCATCCGGACCGAGACGCAGGAGGCCGCCCGCGCCAAGGCCACCGAGGACTCGGCGGCCCAGCTGGCGCAGGCCGCGCGGTCGGCCGAGGAGATCCTCACCAAGGCGTCGGAGGACGCCGGTTCCGCGACCAGGGCCGCGGCCGAGGAGGCCGACCGCATCCGCCGGGAGGCGGACGCGGAGGCGGAGCGGCTGCGGGCCGAGGCGGAGGCGTCGGCGCAGGAGCTGCGCGGCGCCGCCCAGGACGACACCGAGGAGTACCGGGCCCGCACCGTCGAACTCCAGGAGGAGGCGCGGCGGCTGCGCGGCGAGGCCGAGCAGCTGCGGGCCGAGGCGGTCGCCGAGGGCGAGCGGATTCGGGGTGAGGCGCGGCGCGAGGCCGTCCAGCAGATCGAGGAGGCCGCCCGCAAGGCGGAGGAGCTGCTGGCCAAGGCGAAGGCCGACAGCGACGAGGCGCGGCAGGCCGCGGCCGGCGAGGCCGAGCGGATGCGGACGGAGTCCGTGGAGCGGGCTTCGTCGCTGAACGGCAAGGCCGAGGAGGCGCTGCGGCAGGCCCGCGCGGAGGCCGACGAGCTGCGCGCGGAGGCGGCCCGGCAGCAGGAGGCGGCGCAGGAGGCGGCCGAGCAGACCGCGGCGGAGGCGCGCGCCGAGGCGCAGGCGCTGACCGTCCGGATGCGCGAGGAGGCCGAGGGCGACCTGTCGCGGCTGCGCGAGGAGGCCGAGACCCGGGTGGGCGCGGCCGAGGAGGCGCTGCGCGCGGCGGGCGAGGAGGCCGACCGGGTGCGCGTCGAGGCCGCCGAGGAGGCCGAGCGGGTCCGGGCCGATGCGGCCGAGCGGGCGCGGGTCCTGCGGGAGCAGGCCGAGGCGGAGGCGGTGCGGCTGCGCGACGAGGCGGCCTCGGACGCGGCGCAGAGCCGCGCCGAGGGCGAGAGCGTCGCGGTCCGGCTGCGGGCGGAGGCGGCGGCGGACGCCGAGCGGCTCCGTTCCGAGGCGCAGGAGACCGCGGACCGGCTGCGCGCGGAGGCCGCCGCGGCGGCCGAGCGGATCGGGCTGGAGGCCGCCGAGGCGCTGGGCGCGGCCCAGGAGGAGGCGGTCCGCCGCCGCCGGGAGGCCGAGGAGGTGCTGGGCCACGCCCGGACCGAGGCCGAGCAGGAGCGCGGCCAGGCCCGCCGGGAGAGCGAGGAGTTGCTGGCCGGCGCCCGCAAGCGGGTGGAGGACGCCGGCGCGGAGGCGGAGCGGCTGGTCGCCGAGGCCGAGCAGCGCTCGGTCGAGCTGGTCGGCGCCGCGGAGGCCACCGCCCAGCAGGTGCGGGACTCGGTGGCGGGGCTGCGCCAGGAGGCCGAGGAGGAGATCAGGGGCCTGCGTTCGGCCGCCGAGCACGCCGCGGAGCGGTTGCGGACCGAGGCGCAGGGCGAGGCCGACCGGCTGCACGCGGACGCCAACTCCGAGCGGGAGCGCGCGGGTGAGGACGCCTCGCGGGTGCGCCGGGTGGCGTCGGAGGAGGCGGACGCGGCCCGTGCGATGGCCGACCGTACCGTCAGCGAGGCGATCGAGGAGTCCGAGCGGCTGCGCGCGGAGGCCCGCGAGACCGCCAACCGGCTGCGGACCGACGCGGCCGCGCAGGCCGACCAGTTGATCAACCGGGCCCGCGAAGAGGCCCAGCGGCTGGGCCGGTTGGCCCAGGAGGCCAAGGAGGGCGCGGAGCAGGACGCCGAGCAGTCCCGCGCCGCGTCGCAGCGGCTGCTGGACGAGGCGCGCGAGGCCGCCAACAAGCGGCGCAGCGAGGCGGCCGAGCAGGCCGACGAACTCGTCGGCAAGGCGCAGGCGGAGGCGGTCCGGACGCAGGCCGACGCGGAGGAGCAGGCCGACGCGATGGTCGGCGCCGCCCGCGGCGAGGCCGAGCGGATCGTCACGGAGGCCACCGGGGAGGGCAACGGGCTGGTCGAGCGGGCCCGTGCGGACGCCGACCGGCTGCTGGTGGAGGCGCGTTCGGACGCCACCGCGATCCGCTCCCGCACCGAGGAGCTGCGCCGCCGCGTCGAGAGCGAGGTGGAGGAGCTCCACGAGCGGGCCCGCAAGGAGGCCGCCGAGGCGATGAAGTCGGTCGGCGAGCGGGTGGACAAGCTGGTGGCCGCCGCCACCGAGCAGTTGGCCGAGGCCGAGGCGAAGGCGGCGGAGATCAAGTCGACGGCGACGTCGGAGGCGAGCAAGGTACGGATCGCGGCGGTCAAGAAGGTCGAGGGCCTGCTGAAGGAGGCCGAGCAGAAGAAGGCCGCGGCGGAGCGCGAGGCCGAGCGGGTCAAGGGGGAGGCGCGCGCGGAGGCGGAGCGCGTCGTGGGCGAGGGCCGCCGTGAGTTGGAGACCCTCGTGCGCCGCAGAGAGGACATCAACGCCGAGATCTCACGCGTCCAGGACGTGCTGGAGGCGCTGGAGTCGTTCGACGCTCCGAGCGGGGGGACGAACAAGAGCGCGGTCGCGGCGGGCGCGGGTGTACCGGCCAGTCGCAACGGCGGTAAGCGCGCCGACGACGCACCACTCGATTGA